A window of the Scophthalmus maximus strain ysfricsl-2021 chromosome 8, ASM2237912v1, whole genome shotgun sequence genome harbors these coding sequences:
- the primpol gene encoding DNA-directed primase/polymerase protein isoform X1 — MSKWGDRMKKVEWLAQSFQLNPLATRYKPRLWPCQPSSVWKLFPRQSPAVSFAQSCREAVHVFALENEKTTQGQRIYLVTSYSELWHYYRTYTQTLMHCYEVIPEGAVCKLYFDLEFHRPSNKGADGKTMVSSLIQYVCDKLMEVYGIECSAKNVLSLDSSTEEKFSQHLIFNLQNAVFKDNIHVGRFIHAVLLPVLSKTKNGSCLDAGMNSVPENNETRTRVVPEGKVEETDEVAGSPQTKRHKQEETDLEFLRVKNKDGQDCLFVDLGVYTKNRNFRLYKSSKVGKNAAFTVADSNQFITKPEKGMSPEESVFLASLVCNVSFTGQRILTWDVPETKELSAPRRQCQQGSATNPGSLAGCLTSPHQEVDNFVLTVVRKDGIQGSIRRWNYFVAEHLLVYDILKYRWCENVGAFHKSNNIMYVQYVLCVLSSVFEFAPLVSFGLIILLRRIVVDLKEEVWYQKCHDPDCRNFRSSSYPLPQEICVGYIMTLDEEDQAYLMDDAGNIEPSQTAHRAPQSTEEQPADAWEDGQNDQDYLASLDDFEQTSREISDQLLLHCMAEFDSQ; from the exons ATGAGTAAATGGGGAGACCGGATGAAGAAGGTTGAGTGGCTCGCTCAGTCATTCCAGCTCAATCCCCTGGCCACGCGCTACAAACCTCGACTGTGGCCGTGCCAGCCTTCCTCCGTGTGGAAGCTCTTCCCTCGCCAAAGTCCGGCTGTCAGCTTcgctcagagctgcagagag gctgtgcatgtttttgcacttgaaaatgaaaagacaactCAAGGTCAAAGGATCTACCTGGTTACCAGTTACAGTGAGCTGTGGCATTATTACAG gacttACACTCAGACCTTGATGCACTGCTACGAGGTGATTCCAGAGGGCGCCGTTTGTAAGCTTTACTTTGACCTGGAGTTCCACAGGCCTTCAAACaaaggggctgatgggaaaacTATGGTGTCTTCCCTCATCCag TATGTCTGCGACAAGCTAATGGAAGTTTACGGGATCGAATGCTCTGCAAAGAACGTCCTCAGTCTCGACTCCAGCACCGAGGAGAAGTTCAGTCaacatctcatcttcaacctcCAAAATGCAGTTTTCAAAGACAACATACACGTTG gtaGGTTTATCCACGCGGTTCTTCTACCAGTCCTGAGCAAAACCAAAAATGGAAGTTGCCTGGATGCCGGGATGAATTCGGTgccagaaaacaatgaaacacg AACACGTGTTGTTCCTGAGGGGAAGGTAGAAGAAACGGATGAGGTTGCTGGAAGTCCACAGACCAAGAGGCATAAGCAGGAAGAGACGGACCTTGAGTTCCTCAGGGTGAAAAACAAGGATGGTCAAGACTGTCTCTTTGTTGATCTCG GTGTCTACACTAAGAACAGAAATTTCCGTCTTTACAAGTCGTCAAAAGTGGGAAAGAATGCTGCCTTCACTGTGGCAGACAGCAACCAGTTTATCACCAAACCTGAGAAGGGGATGTCTCCTGAGGAAAGTGTCTTCTTGGCGTCCCTGGTCTGTAATGTCAG TTTCACAGGACAGAGGATTTTGACGTGGGACGTCCCAGAAACAAAGGAATTGTCGGCCCCGAGACGTCAATGTCAGCAGGGATCAGCCACAAATCCAG GCTCACTCGCTGGCTGCCTGACGTCCCCTCACCAGGAAGTAGACAACTTTGTGCTAACCGTTGTAAGAAAGGATGGGATACAAGGAA GCATCCGGCGATGGAATTACTTTGTCGCGGAGCACCTCCTCGTCTACGACATCCTCAAATACCGCTGGTGTGAAAATGTTGGAGCGTTTCATAAAAGCAACAACATAatgtacgtacagtatgttttgtgtgtcctctcatctgtctttGAGTTTGCTCCACTCGTCTCATTTGGTCTCATTATTCTCCTCCGCAGGATTGTTGTGGATCTCAAAGAGGAAGTGTGGTACCAGAAGTGTCACGATCCTGACTGCAGGAACTTCAGATCCTCAA GTTACCCACTGCCACAGGAGATCTGCGTCGGCTACATCATGACActg gatgaggaggaccaGGCTTACTTAATGGACGACGCTGGCAACATCGAACCCAGCCAGACAGCACACCGGGCCCCGCAGAGCACAGAGGAACAACCTGCGGATGCCTGGGAAGATGGACAGAACGATCAGGACTACTTAGCGAGTCTGGACGACTTTGAGCAAACCAGCCGGGAGATCTCTGATCAGCTTCTGCTTCATTGCATGGCAGAGTTTGACTCCCAGTAA
- the primpol gene encoding DNA-directed primase/polymerase protein isoform X2 has protein sequence MSKWGDRMKKVEWLAQSFQLNPLATRYKPRLWPCQPSSVWKLFPRQSPAVSFAQSCREAVHVFALENEKTTQGQRIYLVTSYSELWHYYRTYTQTLMHCYEVIPEGAVCKLYFDLEFHRPSNKGADGKTMVSSLIQYVCDKLMEVYGIECSAKNVLSLDSSTEEKFSQHLIFNLQNAVFKDNIHVGRFIHAVLLPVLSKTKNGSCLDAGMNSVPENNETRTRVVPEGKVEETDEVAGSPQTKRHKQEETDLEFLRVKNKDGQDCLFVDLGVYTKNRNFRLYKSSKVGKNAAFTVADSNQFITKPEKGMSPEESVFLASLVCNVSFTGQRILTWDVPETKELSAPRRQCQQGSATNPGSLAGCLTSPHQEVDNFVLTVVRKDGIQGSIRRWNYFVAEHLLVYDILKYRWCENVGAFHKSNNIMIVVDLKEEVWYQKCHDPDCRNFRSSSYPLPQEICVGYIMTLDEEDQAYLMDDAGNIEPSQTAHRAPQSTEEQPADAWEDGQNDQDYLASLDDFEQTSREISDQLLLHCMAEFDSQ, from the exons ATGAGTAAATGGGGAGACCGGATGAAGAAGGTTGAGTGGCTCGCTCAGTCATTCCAGCTCAATCCCCTGGCCACGCGCTACAAACCTCGACTGTGGCCGTGCCAGCCTTCCTCCGTGTGGAAGCTCTTCCCTCGCCAAAGTCCGGCTGTCAGCTTcgctcagagctgcagagag gctgtgcatgtttttgcacttgaaaatgaaaagacaactCAAGGTCAAAGGATCTACCTGGTTACCAGTTACAGTGAGCTGTGGCATTATTACAG gacttACACTCAGACCTTGATGCACTGCTACGAGGTGATTCCAGAGGGCGCCGTTTGTAAGCTTTACTTTGACCTGGAGTTCCACAGGCCTTCAAACaaaggggctgatgggaaaacTATGGTGTCTTCCCTCATCCag TATGTCTGCGACAAGCTAATGGAAGTTTACGGGATCGAATGCTCTGCAAAGAACGTCCTCAGTCTCGACTCCAGCACCGAGGAGAAGTTCAGTCaacatctcatcttcaacctcCAAAATGCAGTTTTCAAAGACAACATACACGTTG gtaGGTTTATCCACGCGGTTCTTCTACCAGTCCTGAGCAAAACCAAAAATGGAAGTTGCCTGGATGCCGGGATGAATTCGGTgccagaaaacaatgaaacacg AACACGTGTTGTTCCTGAGGGGAAGGTAGAAGAAACGGATGAGGTTGCTGGAAGTCCACAGACCAAGAGGCATAAGCAGGAAGAGACGGACCTTGAGTTCCTCAGGGTGAAAAACAAGGATGGTCAAGACTGTCTCTTTGTTGATCTCG GTGTCTACACTAAGAACAGAAATTTCCGTCTTTACAAGTCGTCAAAAGTGGGAAAGAATGCTGCCTTCACTGTGGCAGACAGCAACCAGTTTATCACCAAACCTGAGAAGGGGATGTCTCCTGAGGAAAGTGTCTTCTTGGCGTCCCTGGTCTGTAATGTCAG TTTCACAGGACAGAGGATTTTGACGTGGGACGTCCCAGAAACAAAGGAATTGTCGGCCCCGAGACGTCAATGTCAGCAGGGATCAGCCACAAATCCAG GCTCACTCGCTGGCTGCCTGACGTCCCCTCACCAGGAAGTAGACAACTTTGTGCTAACCGTTGTAAGAAAGGATGGGATACAAGGAA GCATCCGGCGATGGAATTACTTTGTCGCGGAGCACCTCCTCGTCTACGACATCCTCAAATACCGCTGGTGTGAAAATGTTGGAGCGTTTCATAAAAGCAACAACATAat GATTGTTGTGGATCTCAAAGAGGAAGTGTGGTACCAGAAGTGTCACGATCCTGACTGCAGGAACTTCAGATCCTCAA GTTACCCACTGCCACAGGAGATCTGCGTCGGCTACATCATGACActg gatgaggaggaccaGGCTTACTTAATGGACGACGCTGGCAACATCGAACCCAGCCAGACAGCACACCGGGCCCCGCAGAGCACAGAGGAACAACCTGCGGATGCCTGGGAAGATGGACAGAACGATCAGGACTACTTAGCGAGTCTGGACGACTTTGAGCAAACCAGCCGGGAGATCTCTGATCAGCTTCTGCTTCATTGCATGGCAGAGTTTGACTCCCAGTAA